Genomic window (Helianthus annuus cultivar XRQ/B chromosome 3, HanXRQr2.0-SUNRISE, whole genome shotgun sequence):
gatgacatacttCTCATTGGAAACGATATCCCAATGCTGCGGGATGTTAAATCCTGGCTTGGTAAATGTTTCtcaatgaaggatcttggagaagctgcttatattctaggaataaagatttatagagatagatCTAAGCGGCTACTTGGACTTAGTCAAAGTACGTATATCGATAAGGTCATTCGGCGCTTTTCGATACAAGATTCCAAGAAGGGTCTCTTGCCAATGGCAAGTGGAACCGTactgaatagtcatcagtgtcccaaattggacaaagataaagaggatatgaaaaaggttccatatgcctctgctatcggttccatcatgtatgccatgttatgtactagaccggacgtatCGTTTGCTCTGAGCTTGACTAGCAGATATCAACAGAATCCTGGTAAAAGTCACTGGATTGCTGTGAAAAATATCCTAAAGTACTTAAAAAGAACTAAGGACATGTTTCTGATATTTGGCGGTTTGGAAGAAGAGCTGAAAGTAAAATGTTACACTGACGCAAGCTTCCAAACGGATCATGACGATTCACGATCTCAGACaggctatgtttttactttaaatggtggtgctataacttggaagagttctaagcaaagcgtggtggcccagtcgaccactgaatcagaatatatagcggctttagaagctgctaaggaggctgtttggatgaaaaagttcaTCGCTGATCTCGAAGTTATACCAAGCATACAGAAGCCTATCGAGATATTTTGCGACAATACAGGTGCAATTGCTCAGGCAAAGGAACCAAGGTCGCATCACAGCACGAAGCATATTCTCAGAAAATTCCACTACATACGGGAAGTTTTGGAAAGAGGAGACATCGTAGTAGAGAAAATTGATACTGATCAGAATCTAGCGGACCCGTTTACTAAGCCTATACCTCAAGTGAAACACGAGAAGCATGCAGATAGTATAGGTCTTAGATATGCTAGACAGTGGGTCTGAttttgtaatttagtaatttggtgcattttgaaatgtaaacaatattttatgtttatttgaatttaatggttgaatgtcttttaaactattatattTGTGTTCAAATATTAGTACGTTAGGTATCTATGAATATTGTATTCTAAAATTTCCGTAGTCTATCAGATTCGTGAGAACCAATCTGGTAAAAAAACTATTGTGAATTAGATGGTTGATCCATATAATGGATACTCAAAGTGTTGAGAACCATATTCACTGATATGATTAGTTGAATCATATTGGGCGTAACTCGTTTCAAaatgatcttcatggatcttagtcataagacgttttgaataggtacgatcattgtatccttagacctgcggtacatactagaactaacttaaatgaatggttgCTCTTTGATTCTATCTAACGCTGTACGTAACTGGCAGTAATAAGGATAGTTTTGGGAATGATCTGAAGTTTAGTGGGAGTTGTTTGTAGCCAAAGGGATCTGTACTTCTATACTTAGAAGAAGAACACTCTGGCGCCTTTCGTTGATTTGAACTGGTGTTGAACGCGTGGCCACGCTCGAACTAGTAATAGTTTGATAAACCACTTAAAATCAGGAACGAAATTAGAAATGGTTGAATAATATATGAGAATGAATTGGAtccatgtctcatgttcaacaaGTGTTCAATATAGAGGGATAAATGAGTTGATAACCGGGGCTATAGTATTTGCATAACCAGGTTTGATTAGTGCAAAGAATTAGTTGACATAAATTTGTCATACCTTGCCGGGGGCAATATGATGCAGCTAGGCACCCACTATTGTCTACGTTGAAACTTAATCGGCCAAtcgaccaagtgggagattgttggatataatgttcaattgtcgattaTAATTCATTGTTGCCGTCAAtgtacgacccaaagagttacactttgggcaacgaacatttaacggtgttttaatcgttaatcaccggatcacgaaataataagcgtaataaaagaaacgggtaattatctagaataattacggagagccggattaatattataattaatttgttaattataattaatattggATAATTAAAATGAAAGAGATAATTGTTACAATTATGAGATAATTATGTAGAGTTGTGATTAGATTACAATTCTAATGTTGATTTTAAATAAAAGATATACATATTATATCCATTATCAGTTCCAATTTAATCTCATACGGATATAAGAAGGAATATGAAAAGGGATCTCAAGTAGGGATCTCTAATAATTGTTGTAAGCTTCTGCCGCCGAAGACTCTGATGAAACAAGAACCTCAATTGCAATATTTGTTCAAAGGATTTATTTTGGGCAAAAGAAAGGAGGCAatagttcaagaagttttaattGGCTAGTACAAACAAACCTTCTTATTTCTTTATTTACGCAAAAAGGTAAGTAaagttttgaactttattttctttagaataaggtttcgtttgaaatcgtttcaaacaaacaaacatgatttcgtggtcaacgatcatctagcgagatcgttcgttgaaccaaggtgtcttacttggatgtcacgattctttaattttattataacctaTTTTAATTGTAAAGAGATCACTGGTGGAAACGGTTTAGAACCaaacctcgtgtacatgttttccgctgcgttcagtttgtttgacaaattgactaaaattattttctaaaagttacacGAAATTTCCAACATTTCACACATTCAAATGTTTCATGTTGTTACTTTTGATGTTAAAATTCATGTAGATAAAAACATACGTATGTTTTACAAATGTTTTAAAACACAAACTTTTAAGCGCCAATTGCGGAATATAAACCAAATTACTACGAGAAAACCATGCCAATTTCTTCGCACCAATTCAAACCCTTCACCAAATCTATGTTACAATTCACATTCTCCAAACAGATCCAATTGGTTAATTCTTCACTAACATTctcaataaaaaaaaaacacaacaataATGGCACAGGCACACCCAGaacaaaacatacaaaaacagaCATCCAAGAAGGATGAAAAAAGAGAAATTTCCAATTCAAATTCTTTCAAATTCAATGCACATGCACCTGAATTTGTTCCCAGTTCGCATACCACCCAGATTCCGGTTTCGGGTTATTTCTATCCATGTTTTAATTATGTAGGTGTGGGTGTTGGTGTGGGTGATGGCAGTGGTTCTCCTGATTGGGTttatgttggtggtggtgatcaAGATCAGCATGTGCAGTTTTTTTCTAACCCGGATGTCGTGATCCCCGCGTATTCCAAGAATGTTCTCACTGAAGATCTTCAACAAAAGATTGTTAAACAGGTTGTTTTTCTTCTTTTGGTTATGGGTTATGTTTGGTTTTCATGTTTGAGGATGTGTATGTGTTTATATGCATCAGTTTTCGCGGTTGGTGATAGGGGTGTCCATTAAACCAAGATAACTGACATGTAACTGAAATAATCGACGTACCTGAATTAATAAACCATTTTCCGGTGTAGTTTCGGTTATGCTTGTACCCATCACATGAAGAACCGAACCGAATTTGTGCAAGCGAACTTGAAAAAAAAACCCCGAAAATTTGAACCCGTATTAACAAATGGTGTTGTTCAAAAGATTTAAGCTAAAATGTGGATTAATCTATTAATCACTATTTAATAAAAAAGGTCCAAAGTTTCAGGCCCAAATTCATTATTTTGGGCCTGACACAAAATTTTCAAGGCTAAACGGCAAAACCGAACCAAAACCCATCGTGAAAACTACAAAGCgaaaaaaacaatattaaattgTTTTCAATAATCCAAAAACAAATTTTTGGTTCGGACTGAGACCAAAACCGAGCCATGCATACCCCTAGTTGTTAATATGTTTATAAGTTATTACAACACTTTTGATGTGAATAATATGTTTTTGGTTTGTTAGATTAGCCAATAATAAAGTGTTTAAAATTGCATGTTTTTAACAGGTGGAGTATCAATTCAGTGGCTTGAGCCTGCTTGCAAATGAATCCTTGGTTAAACACATTAGCAAGGACCCTGAGGGATATGGTAAGATCACAAAGAAAGTCCTTATCAGTTTCATTTATGATTTATGGGTCCTTATGTATGATGAGATTCACAACATGTAATAATATAACATTGTTTATGACATAACAGTTCCTATATCTGTTATTGCATCTATGAAGAAAATCAAATCCTGCATCACTAATAACCAATTGCTTGCTCAAGCTCTTTGCGCGTCTTCTAAGTTGGTAAGTTCTTCGCCATTTGACCGGTTACAATATGGTTCCTTGGTCTAAGTTAGTCTTCGCTAGGTCGTAAGCAATGATGGCAAAAAAGTTAGGCGTAAACACCCCTTCACGGAGAAAGACAAAGAAGAACTACAGGTTGGTCAAGTTGTTGACTTTTTTACGCCGTCTTAGAAccttagttaatgatgtttgatttgTTAATTGGCGTGCAGTCTCGTACGGTTGTTGCTGAGAATTTACCCGAAGATCATTCTCATCAAAACCTTGAGAAAATCTTTAGTGTGGTCAGAAGGTAGATTTTGTGACCCGAAATTGGTTTCGAGTTTCATTCATTAACTTTTCTGTAAAAACTCATTTTGTAGCGTCAAAGCGATACGTATTTGCCACCCGCAAGAGCCTAATTCTTCGCGCTCTAGAGGAGATTACGTTTTTAGTAACAAGGTTAATTCAACCCACACTTTGATTTGATCTTGTGCATTTTGTAACTGATCATTGGTCAAAAATCATATTTGGATAAATAGTTTTACATAGCTGATAGCTGCATTATTATTCAGGTAATTTATATTGTTTCTTTTGACCAAATTTGAGGGACAATTACTTCCATTTCATAAAACAATGTCACccttttttgtcattttattgTTTATTTTCTTATATTGTTAAGATAAATGATTGTTATAACAATTACAACATAAGTCCATCAAAACATTATCTTCTGCAACATGTTTTATTACAGCTTATTAACTAATGCTGATTATTTAATATTACATAATCACTTTgtaatcacatgtccaaacactCCATAATCACTTCTTTAACGCgcttttttctttcttttaaaGCTTCATGCTTTGGTGGAATACGAAACATCGGAGATGGCTGAAAAAGCGGTATGTTTTCATTACCTACTcttgaacccccccccccccccccccatatctTGAAACACTTTTAAGAAGTATATTTTCAGGTTGAAAAATTAAACGATGAAAGAAATTGGCGAAAAGGGCTTAGAGTTAGGCTGCTCCTTCGACGTTCAGTATGTGATCCAAACGTCTACTAAAATATTTTTACTGGTTATGTGAACATTAATATGTTCTTTGTTTATTGTCTTTGATTCAAATCCACAGCCAAAGTCTGTTTTAAAGAGCAGGAAGTCCGAGTTTGACGGGTTACTTGATGATGACATTGATGAAGCATATGATTTGCCCGAAGAATCTTCTCCTACTAATGTTATAGAACTTGCTATCGACAATAATGTAAGTGCTTATACGGTTTATTACATATGTTTAACTCGTTATAGATCAAACACAATACACATCAACATATTTATAAGCAGTGGCGGACCTAGAAAATTCTTTTTACTGGTGTCACCATGTCTCAGTTTTTAAATGCCCAAGAATCTTTTTTTTATAGGGTCGAATTTGGTCACCAAAAATAtaacatatataaatatttttctcgcTGTCACATGACACCAGTCGTTATATCAAGGTCCGTCCCTGTTCACAAGGAAACTGATATTAATATGTTGTTGGTAGGCCGAAGAGGGGTCAAAGAAAGGATGGGCCCGAGGACGTGGGAAGTCAAAGATTCGCACATCGAGTCATAATGGACGCGGAGTTCTTTCACAGTCGCCGCAATCAAGCGGGTCTACCCATTCGGAGACAACATTGTCACCTAAATTGAGTCCTAAAGGGCCAAGAATGCCTGATGGAACTAGGGGGTTCACTATGGGAAGAGGAAAGCCTATGTCTCCTCCTGCTTTAACCACCACACCATAATATTTGCTTAAATTTTGTCAGGTTAGTTATATATAGTTGATGGTAGTTTTTctttattttgtgtttgtaataatttgtatattttgatgattttttttctttgtaTTTTTTGTTTGCTTGGATGCTAAACTGTGACATGGCATATGTTATAGATACAAATATATAATATTGTTATTTTTTACCTTACAAAATTGTAAGATGGTTGTAACTAATGTTTTAAATCATTAATAAACATAATTTATCGTTTAAAAATATGTGGCCAATTCTAAAAGTTGTATACTAATGACTGTCCACATAGTATAGGACTACTATATATCAACATATCTCTAAGTATGCAATGTTTGTCATCAATCATTTCTAAACATTGTATGCGACTAACGCAATGGATTTCTCGAAATTCATAGGACTCCTACAAAATATGCCGCTCATATAAACGAGACAAACCTACGTCGGAAAATATATGTGGCACATACAAAGGAATGTCCCTTTGAACAACATGGTGAATTATATCTTAATGGGTGATTTATTCTTTGATTCTATGTATCTAGCTAACATTTTGTGAATGAGTTTAGCACATTCTCTACGTTCCTCGATCGGTATACATGTACATTCAACTAACTATTCAAGCCAGTCTTTGAGTACGCTTGTTGGGTATAGCGCCGAAGTCTCACAAACAGTATGCATATGACTTTTTTACAGGAAATACCATCCTCCTTTACCCAAGCAAAAAATGATTATAAATTGCATGATATCATATTATTAACAATATATATGAGAAAGTGAGAAACCATGATTGACAACACATAAGGGGCTCTGGTATTGTAAATTGTAACCACGTTATAAACGACTCATGAGTTGATTTGATACCTACCATATTGTAACATAAGTGTCATGGTCATGTTATTGTCCACCTTGACCCCACTAGCACAcgagtttttttgttttttttttgtttttttgcctTGGATTCCCAGAATGCTATGTTGATTGTAGTTACAACTTTAGTAGAGGCTGAATTTGATtattgatgacgggggtagcccaagacaaTATAAAAGGACTAA
Coding sequences:
- the LOC110927848 gene encoding la-related protein 6C isoform X1 gives rise to the protein MAQAHPEQNIQKQTSKKDEKREISNSNSFKFNAHAPEFVPSSHTTQIPVSGYFYPCFNYVGVGVGVGDGSGSPDWVYVGGGDQDQHVQFFSNPDVVIPAYSKNVLTEDLQQKIVKQVEYQFSGLSLLANESLVKHISKDPEGYVPISVIASMKKIKSCITNNQLLAQALCASSKLVVSNDGKKVRRKHPFTEKDKEELQSRTVVAENLPEDHSHQNLEKIFSVVRSVKAIRICHPQEPNSSRSRGDYVFSNKLHALVEYETSEMAEKAVEKLNDERNWRKGLRVRLLLRRSPKSVLKSRKSEFDGLLDDDIDEAYDLPEESSPTNVIELAIDNNAEEGSKKGWARGRGKSKIRTSSHNGRGVLSQSPQSSGSTHSETTLSPKLSPKGPRMPDGTRGFTMGRGKPMSPPALTTTP
- the LOC110927848 gene encoding la-related protein 6C isoform X2; translated protein: MAQAHPEQNIQKQTSKKDEKREISNSNSFKFNAHAPEFVPSSHTTQIPVSGYFYPCFNYVGVGVGVGDGSGSPDWVYVGGGDQDQHVQFFSNPDVVIPAYSKNVLTEDLQQKIVKQVEYQFSGLSLLANESLVKHISKDPEGYVPISVIASMKKIKSCITNNQLLAQALCASSKLVVSNDGKKVRRKHPFTEKDKEELQLHALVEYETSEMAEKAVEKLNDERNWRKGLRVRLLLRRSPKSVLKSRKSEFDGLLDDDIDEAYDLPEESSPTNVIELAIDNNAEEGSKKGWARGRGKSKIRTSSHNGRGVLSQSPQSSGSTHSETTLSPKLSPKGPRMPDGTRGFTMGRGKPMSPPALTTTP